The genomic interval CGACGTCCCGCTCTCGCGCAGCACCCCCGGCACCCGCCTGGAGGCCGTGCTCGGCGAGGTCGGCGGCGGCACCGTCGCGAGCGCCGAGGTCCGCGCGGACCTCGACCTCGCCCCGCACCTCGAGATCACGGTCCCCGAGGACCAGGTGCGCGTCTGGGGCCCGGGCGACCCGCAGCTCTACTCCCTCGAGCTGCGCCTCGTGGCCGACGGCGGCGCGGTCCTGGACACGGTCCGCTCGTACACCGGCCTGCGCTCCACCTCGCTGCGCGACCACGAGTTCCGCATCAACGGCCAGAAGGTCTTCCAGCGCCTGGTCCTGGACCAGGGCTGGTGGGAGGACACCTTCATGACCGCCCCGTCGGACGAGGCGATCGTGGCCGACGTCCGTCTCTCCCTCGAGGCCGGCTTCAACGGCGCGCGCCTGCACCAGAAGGTCTTCGAGGAGCGCATGCTCTTCTGGGCCGACGTCCACGGCTACCTGGTCTGGGGCGAGTTCGGCGACTGGGGCGTCTCCGGGCGCGGGCCGACGGGCGACAACCAGCAGCCCACCGCCGCGTTCATCGGCCAGTGGGTCGAGGCGGTGCGCCGGGACATCAACCACCCCGCGATCGTGGGCTGGTGCCCCCTGAACGAGACCCATCAGGTGCGCCACGACCGCATCACCCAGCTGGACGACGTCACCCAGGCGATGTACGACGCGACCAAGCTGGCCGACCCCACCCGCCCGGTGCTCGACACCTCCGGCTACTCCCACCGCGTGCGCGGGGCCGACGTCTTCGACTCCCACTCCTACGAGCAGGACCCCGAGCGCTTCCGCGCGGAGCAGTCCGGTCTCGCCGAGGGGCGTCCCTTCGCCAACCGCCGCGAGCTCGGCGACGGCGAGCTGCCCTTCGCGGACGGCTCCTTCTCCCTGGACTACGAGGGGCAGCCCTACTTCGTCTCCGAGTACGGCGGCATCTGGTGGAACGCCGAGGAGGCGGCGCGCGCCGCTCGCGAGGCCGGCAACAACGCCTCCCAGTCGTGGGGCTACGGGCAGCGGATCTCGAGCGAGGAGGAGCTCTACGAGCGCTTCGAGGGCCTCACGGACGTGCTGCTGGAGGACCCGCTCATGTTCGCCTACTGCTACACGCAGCTGACCGACGTGTTCCAGGAGAAGAACGGCGTCGTGGACTTCCAGCGCGGCCGCAAGCTCGACCTCGCCCGCCTGCGCGCGGTGCAGGAGAAGAGGGCCGCGTACGAGGAGGAGTGACGGGCGCCCGGGCGCGGACGATGACCAGGATCTTTGACAGGAATCGGCAGAAAGCGTCATAGATCCTGGCCAGGATCCGCGGGGTGCCGCATCGGCCGTGTCGGCTCCTGCTCGACCGGCCTGCCCTGCGCGCCCGTTCCCGGCGAGACGGCGGGATGCGCCGCGGCCTCTGTGCGGCACGATGGGTCCATGAGAGCCGTGCGCTACGACGCCTTCCGCACCCCGCCCCGCGTCGAGCAGATGGACGACCCCGCGTGCCCGCCGCGCGGGGCGGTCATCGAGGTGCGCGCGACGGGCGTGTGCCGCAGCGACTGGCACGCCTGGCAGGGGCACGACGACTCCGTCTCCCTCCCGCACACTCCCGGGCACGAGTTCGCCGGAGTGGTCCGCGAGGTCGCCCCCGAGGTCACCCGGTTCCGCGTCGGCGACCGCGTGACCGCGCCGTTCATCCTGTCCTGCGGACGCTGCGCCCAGTGCCGCGCGGGAGCCACCCAGGTGTGCCCCGACCAGCACCAGCCCGGCTTCGACCTCCCCGGCTCCTACGCCGAGCAGGTCGTCGTGATCGAGGCCGACCACAACCTCGTCGCCCTGCCCGACGGCATCGACATGCTCGCCGCCGCGGGCCTCGGCTGCCGCTTCGGCACCGCGTTCCACGCCGTGCGCACCCAGGCTCGCGTGCGCGACGGGGAGTGCGTGGTGGTGCTCGGGTGCGGCGGCGTCGGACTCTCCGTCGTCCAGATCGCGACGGCCGCCGGCGCGCGCGTGCTCGCCGTGGACGTCTCGCCCGGAGCGCTCGAGGCGGCCCGCGCGCTCGGCGCCGAGCCCGTCCCGACCACCCCCGACGAGCCGGCCGACGACCTCGTCGAGCGACTGCTCGCGGCGAGCGGCGGCGGCGCCGATGTCGCGATCGACGCCCTCGGCTCCGCGCGCACCGCGGCCGCGGGCATCCGCTCCCTGCGCCCCCGCGGACGCCACGTGCAGGTGGGACTGCTGCTCGGTGAGGACGCGGACCCCGCGCTGCCGATGGGTCGCGTGATCGGCCTCGAGCTGCAGGTGCTGGGCAGCCATGGCCTGGCGGCGGGGGAGTACAGGGAGCTGCTCGAGGAGATCGCCGACGGGCGGCTGGATCCCGCCGCGCACCTGGGGTCGATCATCGGCCTCGAGGACCTGCCGGAGGCCCTGGTCGGGCTCGGCGGAGCGCCGACGTCGATCGGGATGACGGTCGCTCGGATCTCCTGACCCCTTGACGGGGCCGACCGCCCTGCTTACTGTCTATAGCGCATATAGACAGTAAGTACGCGCGGTGACGCGGCATCACGGCCATCACTGCCATGGCGCGGCCGCGCACCGCAGGAGCAGGGGAGGGGGCGAGCAGGATGCAGCTGCACATCGATCCGGGATCCTCCGATCCCATCTACGAGCAGATCCGCGCCGCGCTCGCCGCCGCGATCCTGAGCGGCGAGCTCGCGAGCGGTGAGGCCCTGCCCTCGATCCGCACGCTCGCCCGCGACCTGCGCGTCAGCGTCATCACCACCACCCGCGCCTACAACGAGCTCGTGGCCGACGGTCTCGCCGACTCGGTGCGTGGCAAGGGCGTGTTCGTGCGCGCCCAGGACCCCGACGAGCTGCGCTCACGGGCGCTGGACCGCATCGAGCGATCCCTCGCCGAGGCGGTCGACGCGGCGCGCTCGGTCGGGATCGACGACGCGACGCTGCGCACGATGCTCGGCCGACGGATCGAGGAGGAGCGATGAGTCCGAGGGGCACAGGACCGAGGGGCGCAGGACCGAGGCGCCCAGAAGCGAGGGGAACGGGACCGAGCAGCACGTCGTCCGTGCCCGCCGCGCCGGAGCGCGCGGAGGCGCACGCCGCGGGACACGACGGATCGCCGGCGCCCGCCGTCGCGGTGCACCGCCTCGGTGTGAGCATCCCGAGCCCGGAGAAGCCGTACGGCGATCCCGTCCGCGCGCTGCGCGGGCTGACGTTCACGGCTCCCGCCGGCCAGGTCACGGGCCTGGTCGGGGCGAACGGAGCGGGCAAGACCACGGCCCTTCGCGCGATCGTGGGCGCCATCCGGGCGACGTCGGGGCGGATCGAGGTGCTCGGGATCGAGCAGGGCGCGGCGCAGACTGCTCCGCCCGAGGGCCTTGCCTCGGTGCCCGATCCGCACGGCTACCCGGAGCACTGGACGGCCCACCATGTGGCGCGCCTGCGCCGGGCGGCGATCCCCGACTTCTCGGTGCAGGACTTCGGACGTCGGCTGCGGTCCTTCGGGGTGTCGCTGGACCGCCGACTGCGGGATCTGTCCGACGGGCAGGCGGCGCTGTTCGGCGTGGCGGCGGCGCTCGCGCAGGATCCTCGGCTCCTGATCCTCGACGAGCCGCTCGCGCGCCTGGACCCCCTCGCGCGGGAGCGTCTCGTGGACCTGCTGCGCGACCTCATGGCGCGGGAGCGGCGCTCCCTGGTGCTGAGCACCCACGACCTGGACGGCATGGACCGCTTCATCGACCACCTCGTGGTGATGGCGGACGGCGCCGCGGTGCTCGAGGGGTCCGTCGAGGATCTGAAGGAGGAGTTCCTGGTGGTGGGGGCTCCCGCGCCGACGGACCACGAGAACGGACTGCCCGGGCTCGTCGGCTCGGAGGAGATCAGCGGCACCACCTGGGCGCTGATCGCGGCCGAGGAGGCCGTCGGGCTCGACACCGAGGTGCAGCTGCATCGGCCCGAGCTGAACGATCTGGTCACGTATCCGCTGCGGGCGGCGGCCTCGAGAGGTCGCGCGCACCGCACGATCGAGGAGGGGACGGCATGACCGCATACGACGCAGGATCCGCACACGCGGCGGGCGCTTCCCGATCTGCGCGGGCCGCCGGCCCCGCGCACACCTCCGCATGGCGTCGCGCCCTGGCGGCGGACCTGCGGCTGAACGCCGAGACGTTCGCCGGCACGGTGATCCTCTCCGTGCTCGCGCTCGTCCTCGCGGTGACCGTCACCGACGTGATGGCCGGCATCGCGCCCGTGTGGGGAGTGCTCGCCTGGTACCGCTACGGCCGCCAGGACACCGCCTCGCGCACCGAGCTGTGGGCGAGCCTGGGGATGTCCCGCGCCGATCGCGTCCACGGCCGCGTCGCGCTCGTCGCCCTCGAATCCGCCCTGATGGTGTTCGTCTCCGCCGCGGGCACCGCTCTCACGGTCCTGGCCGGGCACGCGCCGGCGATGGTCGACGGCGTGACGACGGGCTGGGACCTCGCGGGCACGACGGTCTCGGGCATCGCGACGGCCTCGGCCACGATGGTGCTCGCGGCGATCGTGCTGGGACCCGAGTGCACGACCCGCAGGCCGGGCGTCTCGATGTTCATCCTCAGCATCCTCACCTACATCGGAGCGGCCATCGTCCTCTCGCTCATCGCCATGGTGATCGTGCTCCCTCTGAGCCTCGTCGTCTCCTCGGCGGCCCAGACCGCGGCGACGTGGGTCATCGCGCTCATCGCCTTCGTCATCGCGCTGATCGGGGCTCTCGTGCTCCGACGCGGAGTGCGTCGCTGGATCCGTGATCTGGATTCGCAGGACGAGGGCGCCGTGCCCGCGCACCGGCGGAAGCGCCGCGTCGACGGGGGCGGGCGCACCGCCTGATCCCGTCGGCCCGACCCGTCAGACCCATCTGTCAGGCCGACCCGTCAGACCGGCCCGACAGGGTCCGCCCTCACCTCTCGACGATCTCCCGTCCGGCGCTGCGGCGCACGGTGCGGTAGAGCGACGTGGTGGCGATCGCGAACACGATCACGCCGAGGATCATCGCCGGGGTCGCGAAGCCGTCGCCGACGATCGCGAGCGGGGCGTCCTTCCCCGTCGCGGCGACGATGCCCGCGAAGACCACGCCGAACAGGCTCTCGCCCACGATCATGCCGGTCGCGAGGAGTGTTCCCAGGCGCCCGGCGAGCTCGGGACGCTTCGAGCGCCTGGCCCAGCGACCGTAGAACAGGCCGATCACGGCGCCGACCACGATCAGCAGGGTCGTGCTCATCGGCAGGTACATCCCCATGCCGACGCCGAGCGGCGGCAGCGCGAGGCGCGAGCTGCGGGCCTTGAGGATCTCGTCGATGATGATCGCGACCAGGCCGATGAGGGCGCCCATGCCGATCAGGCCCCAGTCGAGGTCTCCGCCGAAGATGCCCTTGACGAGCGACGCGATGAGCGTGGCCTGCGGGGCGGCGAGGGCGTCGGGCCCCGCGCCCGGCGCGCCCTGGAAGCCGAAGGCGGTGGACATGAGCCCCAGCACCGGCGGGATGATCAGCGAGCCGAAGCCCACGCCGATCACGAGCGCGACCTGCTGCTTCCACGGGGTCGAGCCGACGAGCTGACCGGTCTTGAGGTCCTGCAGGTTGTCGTTGGAGATCGTGGCGATGCCGAACACGATCGCGGTCGTGAACAGGGTGAAGGCGACCAGCGCCGCGGTCTGCGAGGGGTCGGAGCCGTGCACGAGCTTGATGACGAGCGCCGCGGTGATCGCGACCAGGATGCCCACGCCGGAGATCGGCGAGTTCGAGGAGCCGATGAGGCCGGCCATGTACCCGCACACGGAGGCGACGAGCAGCCCGGCGATCAGCACGTAGAGGATGCAGACGGCGATCAGGCCGCCGGCGCTGTGCACGAGCGCGGTGTCCTTCACGAACAGCCACAGCATGATCCCGATCGGGATCATCGAGACCACGGTGATCACGGCGACCAGGGTGAAGGGCAGGTCGCGCTCGGTCTTCTCGACGGTGCCGCCGCCGCGGCGGGCGATCGTCGAGGCGAGGGAGCCGCGGATCCCGCCGATGATGGGGCGGGCGATCCGCACGAGGGTCCAGATCGCGGCGATCGCGATCGCGCCCGCGCCCACGAAGCGCACGTCGCCCGAGAAGACGGTGTCCACGGCGTCGGCGATCGCGCCGGTGGCGGGCAGCTGGCCGCTGGACATGATGGGCAGCAGCACGCCGTAGGAGACGACGAGGCCCACGAGCATGGCGATGCCCACGGTGATGCCGACGAGGTGGCCGACGCCGATGAGGGCGAAGGAGAGGCTCGCGCCGATCATGGTGCCGCCCGAGCCGATGCGGAAGGCCGCGGTGACGGAGCTGCTGATCGCCTGCAGTGCGGCGACCAGGGCGTAGGCGGCCGAGGTGATGCCGCCCAGCAGGATCGCGTGCAGACCGCGCCGGTTCTCCTCGGCGCCGCCCTCGGCATCGCCGACCTTGAGCACCTCGGCGCCGGCGACGCCCTCGGGGTA from Brachybacterium kimchii carries:
- a CDS encoding AAA family ATPase, whose protein sequence is MSIPSPEKPYGDPVRALRGLTFTAPAGQVTGLVGANGAGKTTALRAIVGAIRATSGRIEVLGIEQGAAQTAPPEGLASVPDPHGYPEHWTAHHVARLRRAAIPDFSVQDFGRRLRSFGVSLDRRLRDLSDGQAALFGVAAALAQDPRLLILDEPLARLDPLARERLVDLLRDLMARERRSLVLSTHDLDGMDRFIDHLVVMADGAAVLEGSVEDLKEEFLVVGAPAPTDHENGLPGLVGSEEISGTTWALIAAEEAVGLDTEVQLHRPELNDLVTYPLRAAASRGRAHRTIEEGTA
- a CDS encoding OPT family oligopeptide transporter; protein product: MSSTTESTRATAAPSVRELTLRGVILGGIITLVFTAANVYLGLKSGLTFATSIPAAVISMAVLRFFRRHSVVENNIVQTIASSAGTLSAIIFVLPGLVVVGWWSGFPYWTTVALCAVGGLLGVMYSIPLRRALVTGSDLPYPEGVAGAEVLKVGDAEGGAEENRRGLHAILLGGITSAAYALVAALQAISSSVTAAFRIGSGGTMIGASLSFALIGVGHLVGITVGIAMLVGLVVSYGVLLPIMSSGQLPATGAIADAVDTVFSGDVRFVGAGAIAIAAIWTLVRIARPIIGGIRGSLASTIARRGGGTVEKTERDLPFTLVAVITVVSMIPIGIMLWLFVKDTALVHSAGGLIAVCILYVLIAGLLVASVCGYMAGLIGSSNSPISGVGILVAITAALVIKLVHGSDPSQTAALVAFTLFTTAIVFGIATISNDNLQDLKTGQLVGSTPWKQQVALVIGVGFGSLIIPPVLGLMSTAFGFQGAPGAGPDALAAPQATLIASLVKGIFGGDLDWGLIGMGALIGLVAIIIDEILKARSSRLALPPLGVGMGMYLPMSTTLLIVVGAVIGLFYGRWARRSKRPELAGRLGTLLATGMIVGESLFGVVFAGIVAATGKDAPLAIVGDGFATPAMILGVIVFAIATTSLYRTVRRSAGREIVER
- a CDS encoding alcohol dehydrogenase catalytic domain-containing protein, giving the protein MRAVRYDAFRTPPRVEQMDDPACPPRGAVIEVRATGVCRSDWHAWQGHDDSVSLPHTPGHEFAGVVREVAPEVTRFRVGDRVTAPFILSCGRCAQCRAGATQVCPDQHQPGFDLPGSYAEQVVVIEADHNLVALPDGIDMLAAAGLGCRFGTAFHAVRTQARVRDGECVVVLGCGGVGLSVVQIATAAGARVLAVDVSPGALEAARALGAEPVPTTPDEPADDLVERLLAASGGGADVAIDALGSARTAAAGIRSLRPRGRHVQVGLLLGEDADPALPMGRVIGLELQVLGSHGLAAGEYRELLEEIADGRLDPAAHLGSIIGLEDLPEALVGLGGAPTSIGMTVARIS
- a CDS encoding glycoside hydrolase family 2 protein → MNLNGTWQFEIDRGDTGRERGLLERELATEILVPFPPESPASGIGDRDFMEAVWYRRTIEVPASWEGLRPVLHFGAVDHDATVWADGVEVARHRGGFTPFDADLSGAVSAGGSVEIVVRARDSRHDLQARGKQSVFYEASHATYHRVTGIWQTVWLEGVPEDAIRSLRVVPSLASHSFAIDVPLSRSTPGTRLEAVLGEVGGGTVASAEVRADLDLAPHLEITVPEDQVRVWGPGDPQLYSLELRLVADGGAVLDTVRSYTGLRSTSLRDHEFRINGQKVFQRLVLDQGWWEDTFMTAPSDEAIVADVRLSLEAGFNGARLHQKVFEERMLFWADVHGYLVWGEFGDWGVSGRGPTGDNQQPTAAFIGQWVEAVRRDINHPAIVGWCPLNETHQVRHDRITQLDDVTQAMYDATKLADPTRPVLDTSGYSHRVRGADVFDSHSYEQDPERFRAEQSGLAEGRPFANRRELGDGELPFADGSFSLDYEGQPYFVSEYGGIWWNAEEAARAAREAGNNASQSWGYGQRISSEEELYERFEGLTDVLLEDPLMFAYCYTQLTDVFQEKNGVVDFQRGRKLDLARLRAVQEKRAAYEEE
- a CDS encoding GntR family transcriptional regulator translates to MQLHIDPGSSDPIYEQIRAALAAAILSGELASGEALPSIRTLARDLRVSVITTTRAYNELVADGLADSVRGKGVFVRAQDPDELRSRALDRIERSLAEAVDAARSVGIDDATLRTMLGRRIEEER